One Oceanispirochaeta sp. M1 genomic window carries:
- a CDS encoding glycoside hydrolase family 5 protein encodes MKNIRIKNRKFTDSSGNEIILHGINLAHKNSEEPLPWTEEDFDNIRNMGHNCIRFVILWENVAPAPELYSDEYLDKVEEYVRMAQSRGIQIILDMHQDLYSYKVTNQFVQGADPEWFALTDGIKFETEGEVWSDAYLTSDVVKRMNDNFWNNKPVAGMGLQDHYAQCWKKIAERFSDHPNVIGYNIMNEPNSGSLGEKMMLPVLIRAGVALFLFTGKLTGSADEIIALWLNKKSRIKIMKLFDRVPIFKWVIAGAGRQLFKAEKKYLQPFYRVVSEAIRVVDSETMIMTEPFSSEFMGNRTSLKRTDPNEAYVPHIYDITVDTGPGYSTSNGRVASIFKVHNKDAVKNNMPIIIGEWGAYTEEGIPGTEAGMVDLFEKYLMSDTYWDYSAERAAGHLWFFPAICRPIVLKAAGTLLFMKTDEKSGLFRCSWIENSDVNPDDYSLLFIPGEVDAESIDGEWTIEAVKHGYYLKVPSMGTNETRSLEIQFKR; translated from the coding sequence AAAATTCACAGATAGTTCGGGGAATGAGATTATTCTCCACGGAATCAATCTGGCCCATAAAAACTCGGAAGAACCTCTTCCATGGACCGAAGAAGATTTTGATAATATCCGGAATATGGGACACAACTGCATTCGCTTTGTCATCCTCTGGGAGAATGTGGCACCGGCTCCGGAACTCTATTCTGATGAGTATCTGGATAAGGTGGAAGAGTATGTCCGGATGGCCCAATCCAGAGGAATACAGATCATTCTGGATATGCATCAGGATCTCTATAGTTATAAAGTGACAAACCAGTTTGTTCAGGGGGCCGATCCCGAATGGTTTGCCCTGACAGATGGAATAAAATTTGAAACTGAGGGAGAGGTCTGGTCTGATGCCTATTTAACAAGCGATGTGGTGAAGCGGATGAACGATAACTTCTGGAACAATAAGCCCGTTGCCGGCATGGGACTTCAGGACCACTACGCCCAATGCTGGAAAAAAATTGCAGAGAGATTTTCCGACCATCCCAATGTTATCGGCTATAACATCATGAATGAACCCAATTCCGGTTCTCTGGGTGAAAAGATGATGCTCCCGGTTCTGATAAGAGCGGGTGTTGCCCTCTTCCTGTTTACAGGTAAATTGACAGGTTCAGCCGATGAGATCATAGCTCTCTGGCTCAATAAGAAAAGCCGGATAAAAATTATGAAACTATTCGATCGAGTTCCCATTTTTAAATGGGTTATCGCTGGTGCAGGGAGACAACTTTTTAAGGCTGAAAAAAAATACCTTCAGCCATTCTACCGGGTTGTAAGCGAAGCCATCAGGGTCGTAGACAGTGAAACAATGATTATGACAGAACCTTTCAGCAGTGAGTTTATGGGTAACAGAACTTCTCTGAAGCGAACAGATCCCAATGAAGCCTATGTTCCCCATATCTATGATATTACTGTCGATACGGGGCCGGGGTATTCGACGAGTAATGGCCGGGTCGCCTCAATATTTAAGGTTCATAACAAGGATGCTGTGAAAAATAATATGCCCATAATCATTGGAGAATGGGGTGCCTATACAGAAGAAGGTATTCCGGGAACCGAAGCAGGGATGGTGGATCTTTTTGAAAAATATCTGATGAGCGATACATACTGGGACTACTCTGCCGAAAGAGCCGCAGGCCATTTATGGTTTTTTCCGGCAATATGCCGCCCCATCGTATTAAAAGCGGCCGGGACTCTACTGTTTATGAAGACTGATGAAAAGAGTGGTTTATTCCGCTGCTCCTGGATTGAAAATTCAGATGTGAATCCTGATGATTATTCTCTTCTTTTCATCCCCGGTGAAGTTGATGCAGAGAGCATAGACGGAGAATGGACCATTGAGGCAGTAAAACACGGATACTATTTAAAAGTGCCCTCTATGGGGACAAATGAGACAAGATCCCTTGAGATCCAATTCAAAAGATAG